The Sesamum indicum cultivar Zhongzhi No. 13 linkage group LG6, S_indicum_v1.0, whole genome shotgun sequence genome has a segment encoding these proteins:
- the LOC105163797 gene encoding diphthine--ammonia ligase isoform X2: MQIINSRHAGRLKCLFPPRHHSLSYNVTPGDEVEDMFILLKEVKRQIPSVAAVSSGAIASDYQRLRVESVCSRLGLVSLAYLWKQDQSLLLQQMIRSGIVAIIVKVAAIGLDPSKHLGKEITHVEVHLHKLKELYGINVCGEGGEYETLTLDCPLFKNARIVLDKFQVVLHSSDQIAPVGVLHPMEYHLENKLVSLSACDNDKSYEVTLGEFDSVCEVLGDCQDTCEAPNQKNDVISDLALDTQHDIHISESRKDSTISIACWLQDASKTSADLREDLKVVLTRIELLLMEYNCSWENVLYIHLYIADMNEFAPANEEYVKFITQEKCWFGVPSRSTIELPLLQAGLGRAYIEVLVSNDNTKNVLHVQSISEWAPSCIGPYSQATVHKDVLYMAGQLGLDPPTMLLCDQGPPHEFQQALTNSEAVAKCFNCSISTSAVSLVIFCSVSVNSSDRIAIEDQKDVCLAQMKLRLNSGRRPSMPVVNDPVILYVLVPDLPKRASVEVKPLLYCGENIETSPGVTQKDLSMGEVYWGFQHESWHNNCLQKCIISGRLCTAVISVTQEIAGKICPQTTDSAYAESQCKVNTEKQAVRMAEFCIYLLDKVLLENDFSWDDVMNLRIYFIASPHASHETLSTIFTNAFNEFGEMSRRIDSDKGSFFNLVPVLGAGRSATSLDNILTCELFARKS; this comes from the exons atgcaaaTTATCAACTCAAGGCATGCCGGTCGGCTCAAATGCTTATTTCCACCAAG GCATCATAGTCTTAGCTACAATGTGACTCCTGGAGATGAGGTTGAAGATATGTTTATCCTATTAAAAGAAGTAAAGCGCCAGATACCCTCTGTTGCAGCAGTTTCCTCAGGTGCAATTGCATCTGACTATCAAAGGTTACGTGTGGAAAGTGTATGTTCTAGGTTGGGGCTTGTTTCTTTAGCATATTTGTGGAAGCAAGATCAGTCATTGCTCCTTCAACAAATG ATAAGAAGTGGAATTGTTGCCATCATAGTAAAG GTTGCAGCCATAGGGTTGGACCCCTCAAAGCACTTGGGGAAGGAAATAACACATGTAGAGGTCCATCTTCACAAGTTAAAAGA GTTGTATGGGATAAACGTATGTGGTGAAGGGGGAGAATATGAAACTTTAACTCTAGACTGTCCGCTCTTCAAG AATGCTCGAATTGTGCTGGATAAATTTCAAGTTGTCTTACATTCATCGGATCAAATTGCTCCTGTAGGGGTCCTGCATCCCATGGAATATCATTTGGAGAACAAGTTGGTTTCATTGTCTGCTTGTGATAATGACAAAAGTTATGAGGTAACTCTGGGGGAATTCGATTCAGTATGTGAAGTGTTGGGAGATTGCCAAGATACCTGTGAAGCCCCAAATCAAAAAAATGATGTGATTTCTGACTTAGCACTAGATACACAACATGATATTCACATCTCAGAATCCAGGAAGGATAGTACTATTTCCATTGCTTGCTGGTTGCAGGATGCCTCTAAAACCTCAGCAG ATTTGCGGGAGGATCTGAAGGTGGTTTTAACAAGAATTGAATTGCTGCTTATGGAATATAATTGTTCTTGGGAGAATGTTCTTTATATACACCTTTATATTGCTGATATGAATGAGTTTGCACCAGCAAATGAAGAATATGTAAAATTCATTACTCAAGAGAAGTGTTGGTTTGGTGTACCATCACGTTCCACAATAGAACTTCCTCTATTGCAAGCTGGTTTGGGGAGGGCATATATTGAAGTCTTAGTATCAAATGATAATACTAAGAATGTTTTGCACGTCCAAAGTATTTCTGAGTGGGCTCCTAGTTGTATCGGTCCATACAGCCAG GCAACAGTGCATAAGGATGTTTTATATATGGCTGGCCAGTTGGGGCTTGACCCACCAACAATGTTGCTTTGTGATCAAGGTCCCCCACATGAGTTTCAACAGGCACTAACGAACAGTGAAGCTGTCGCAAAATGTTTCAACTGTTCAATATCCACTTCTGCTGTTTCCCTTGTCATTTTCTGTTCGGTATCTGTAAATTCATCAGACAGAATTGCCATTGAGGATCAGAAGGATGTCTGTCTTGCACAAATGAAGCTGCGGTTAAATAGTGGAAGGAGGCCCAGTATGCCTGTAGTGAATGATCCTGTTATTTTATACGTTCTTGTTCCTGATCTGCCAAAGAG AGCTTCAGTGGAAGTAAAACCCTTGCTTTACTGTGGGGAGAATATAGAGACTTCTCCTGGTGTCACCCAAAAAGACCTATCCATGGGAGAAGTGTATTGGGGATTTCAGCATGAAAGCTGGCATAATAATTGTCTTCAGAAGTGTATCATTAGTGGAAGATTGTGTACGGCTGTCATATCTGTCACACAGGAAATTGCAGGAAAGATATGTCCTCAGACCACTGACTCTGCTTATGCTGAATCACAATGTAAAGTTAATACTGAAAAACAAGCTGTAAGGATGGCAGAGTTCTGCATCTATCTTCTTGATAAAGTTCTTTTGGAGAATGATTTCTCTTGGGATGATGTAATG AATTTGCGGATCTATTTCATAGCAAGTCCTCACGCCAGCCATGAAACATTGTCAACAATCTTCACCAATGCATTCAATGAATTTGGGGAGATGAGCAGGAGAATCGACAGTGACAAAGGGTCATTCTTCAACCTTGTTCCCGTCTTGGGTGCTGGGAGGTCAGCAACATCCTTAGACAACATACTTACGTGTGAGCTATTTGCCAGGAAATCTTAG
- the LOC105163797 gene encoding diphthine--ammonia ligase isoform X3: MFILLKEVKRQIPSVAAVSSGAIASDYQRLRVESVCSRLGLVSLAYLWKQDQSLLLQQMIRSGIVAIIVKVAAIGLDPSKHLGKEITHVEVHLHKLKELYGINVCGEGGEYETLTLDCPLFKNARIVLDKFQVVLHSSDQIAPVGVLHPMEYHLENKLVSLSACDNDKSYEVTLGEFDSVCEVLGDCQDTCEAPNQKNDVISDLALDTQHDIHISESRKDSTISIACWLQDASKTSADLREDLKVVLTRIELLLMEYNCSWENVLYIHLYIADMNEFAPANEEYVKFITQEKCWFGVPSRSTIELPLLQAGLGRAYIEVLVSNDNTKNVLHVQSISEWAPSCIGPYSQATVHKDVLYMAGQLGLDPPTMLLCDQGPPHEFQQALTNSEAVAKCFNCSISTSAVSLVIFCSVSVNSSDRIAIEDQKDVCLAQMKLRLNSGRRPSMPVVNDPVILYVLVPDLPKRASVEVKPLLYCGENIETSPGVTQKDLSMGEVYWGFQHESWHNNCLQKCIISGRLCTAVISVTQEIAGKICPQTTDSAYAESQCKVNTEKQAVRMAEFCIYLLDKVLLENDFSWDDVMNLRIYFIASPHASHETLSTIFTNAFNEFGEMSRRIDSDKGSFFNLVPVLGAGRSATSLDNILTCELFARKS, from the exons ATGTTTATCCTATTAAAAGAAGTAAAGCGCCAGATACCCTCTGTTGCAGCAGTTTCCTCAGGTGCAATTGCATCTGACTATCAAAGGTTACGTGTGGAAAGTGTATGTTCTAGGTTGGGGCTTGTTTCTTTAGCATATTTGTGGAAGCAAGATCAGTCATTGCTCCTTCAACAAATG ATAAGAAGTGGAATTGTTGCCATCATAGTAAAG GTTGCAGCCATAGGGTTGGACCCCTCAAAGCACTTGGGGAAGGAAATAACACATGTAGAGGTCCATCTTCACAAGTTAAAAGA GTTGTATGGGATAAACGTATGTGGTGAAGGGGGAGAATATGAAACTTTAACTCTAGACTGTCCGCTCTTCAAG AATGCTCGAATTGTGCTGGATAAATTTCAAGTTGTCTTACATTCATCGGATCAAATTGCTCCTGTAGGGGTCCTGCATCCCATGGAATATCATTTGGAGAACAAGTTGGTTTCATTGTCTGCTTGTGATAATGACAAAAGTTATGAGGTAACTCTGGGGGAATTCGATTCAGTATGTGAAGTGTTGGGAGATTGCCAAGATACCTGTGAAGCCCCAAATCAAAAAAATGATGTGATTTCTGACTTAGCACTAGATACACAACATGATATTCACATCTCAGAATCCAGGAAGGATAGTACTATTTCCATTGCTTGCTGGTTGCAGGATGCCTCTAAAACCTCAGCAG ATTTGCGGGAGGATCTGAAGGTGGTTTTAACAAGAATTGAATTGCTGCTTATGGAATATAATTGTTCTTGGGAGAATGTTCTTTATATACACCTTTATATTGCTGATATGAATGAGTTTGCACCAGCAAATGAAGAATATGTAAAATTCATTACTCAAGAGAAGTGTTGGTTTGGTGTACCATCACGTTCCACAATAGAACTTCCTCTATTGCAAGCTGGTTTGGGGAGGGCATATATTGAAGTCTTAGTATCAAATGATAATACTAAGAATGTTTTGCACGTCCAAAGTATTTCTGAGTGGGCTCCTAGTTGTATCGGTCCATACAGCCAG GCAACAGTGCATAAGGATGTTTTATATATGGCTGGCCAGTTGGGGCTTGACCCACCAACAATGTTGCTTTGTGATCAAGGTCCCCCACATGAGTTTCAACAGGCACTAACGAACAGTGAAGCTGTCGCAAAATGTTTCAACTGTTCAATATCCACTTCTGCTGTTTCCCTTGTCATTTTCTGTTCGGTATCTGTAAATTCATCAGACAGAATTGCCATTGAGGATCAGAAGGATGTCTGTCTTGCACAAATGAAGCTGCGGTTAAATAGTGGAAGGAGGCCCAGTATGCCTGTAGTGAATGATCCTGTTATTTTATACGTTCTTGTTCCTGATCTGCCAAAGAG AGCTTCAGTGGAAGTAAAACCCTTGCTTTACTGTGGGGAGAATATAGAGACTTCTCCTGGTGTCACCCAAAAAGACCTATCCATGGGAGAAGTGTATTGGGGATTTCAGCATGAAAGCTGGCATAATAATTGTCTTCAGAAGTGTATCATTAGTGGAAGATTGTGTACGGCTGTCATATCTGTCACACAGGAAATTGCAGGAAAGATATGTCCTCAGACCACTGACTCTGCTTATGCTGAATCACAATGTAAAGTTAATACTGAAAAACAAGCTGTAAGGATGGCAGAGTTCTGCATCTATCTTCTTGATAAAGTTCTTTTGGAGAATGATTTCTCTTGGGATGATGTAATG AATTTGCGGATCTATTTCATAGCAAGTCCTCACGCCAGCCATGAAACATTGTCAACAATCTTCACCAATGCATTCAATGAATTTGGGGAGATGAGCAGGAGAATCGACAGTGACAAAGGGTCATTCTTCAACCTTGTTCCCGTCTTGGGTGCTGGGAGGTCAGCAACATCCTTAGACAACATACTTACGTGTGAGCTATTTGCCAGGAAATCTTAG